Below is a window of bacterium DNA.
TGGAGATTAAGGAGATAGGGAGATATTATAAAAAATTGAAATTAATAGAAATTTATGGAAATTTGTTGTTTTCCCCAATCAATTTCTACCTATTTCTATAAATTTCAATCTATTTCTATTATCTTATCTCCATATCACTCTTATCTCCTTATCCCCTTTCTTACACTTTTGATATATAGCCTGAACGGTTACTTAGTTTTAAGGTTTTGAGATAAGGTTTTGAGTTATGACATTTGAGTTTTGAGTTAATATTGTCCCATTTGATGGACATGGCTGAACGGTTACAAAAAAAGATATTTTCCTCTCTGTTTCTCTGCGTCTCTGCGGTAAAGGATTACCTGAACGATTACCTTTTTTTCACGCCACAGCTACATGTAGAAAATTGGTTGTATCATGATGTCCACCGGCAATACCACCAGTAATAATAACTTTGTTTCCAGACCGAAATATACCGGTGGATTTTGCGGTTTCAATCCCCTTTCTTATCATATCATCCGTATTATCAAATTCATCTGATTTAACGGGATAAATTCCCCAATACAGGGTCAATTGCCGAACTGTTTCCATAGATGGGCTGACCGCGATAACTGGCACAAATGGTCTATATTTAGCAATCATCCTTGCGGTCAGACCTGAATATGTACAGGCAATAATCGCCGCTACCTTTAAGTCCATCGCGATTTGCGCTGTGGCATAGCCAATTGCCTCTGTAGTATTTATACCTCGCAGGTCTATTTTATCTTTTAATATTGCCTCATATTCTAATGCCTTCTCTGCTTCTAAAGTAATTTCTACCATTTCTTTAACACATTCTACCGGATATTTACCGATAGCAGTTTCTTCGGATAGCATCAAGGCATCCGTTGAGTCAAAAATAGCATTGGCAATATCTGTTACCTCTGCTCGTGTGGGAATATCTTCATTTACCATAGACTCTAATATTTGCGTGGCGGTAATAACTGGTTTGCCAAATAGATTTGTCTCCAAAATTACTTTTTTTTGCACCAGAGGGATTTTAGCCAGGGCTGTTTCAATGCCTAAATCTCCTCTTGCCACCATTATGCCATCTGCAGATTTAATTATCTCACTTATATTTTCAATTGCCTCTTTTTTCTCAATCTTGGCAATAATTGGGATAGAGACATCTTTTTCTTTTAATATCTTACGCAACTGCATAATATCATCTGGATTTTTTACAAAAGATAAACTTATAAAATCTACTCCTTCCTCAATCCCAAGGTTTAAATCCTCAATATCCTTTGGAGTAAGTGAAGGAATTGAGAGTTTAGTCTCCGGGAAATTTACCCTTTTGTCTGATTTTAACTCACCACCTTTGACCACCTGGCAAATAATATTCCCCATATCATGTCTAATCACCTTTAACCTTATTCTGCCGTCATCAATGAATATTGGCTCACCTGATTTTACTTCCTTCGGTAGATGTTTATAGGAAACAGAGACTATATTTTCATCCCCTTCAATCTCTTTAGTGGTTAAGGTGAATACAAAATCCTCCTTTAATACCACCCCTTTTTTTACTTTTCCTATTCTAATTTTGGGTCCGGCTAAATCTTGCATAATCCCTATGGGTTTATTGATTTCTGCAGATATTCTACGAACACTTCTTATAACTTCAAGATGGTCTTTATGTGTCCCCTGGGAAAAATTCAATCGAACAACATCCATCCCCGCCTCAGCTAATTCCTTTAATATTTTATGGGAATTACTTGCCGTCCCAATAGTGCATACAATTTTTGTTCTTTTCATAATATTAAACATATCTTAAATTTTACAACATTACTTTTAAAATGTCAAATAAAATTTATTCTAAATTTTTAGTTGCATTTTTTCTTTATCTATGCTATACTTTCAAAAGTGGTTAAAAATCTTGAGACCATAAAGAAAGTAGCGTATGCAAGTAGTATTGGAATTGTGCTCGTTACTTCAACTTTTATTGGCTTAGGAATAGGTTATTTTTTAGATTCACGATTTGGCACAACACCATGGTTGACTATCGCTGGATTATTACTGGGTATCATCGCGGGCTTTTACAATGGTTATGAAATGATAATGAAAATTATGAAAGAATGAAAGAAATTACTTTACCCCAAATTACTAAAACAACCTGGATACTAATCGGCATTGTTTTTCTAATCTCTTTATTAACCCAAAATATATCAATAATATCAGGTATAGTCATTGGTTCCTTACTTGGATTATTAAACTTTAAGGCACTGATTTTAACGACGCAAAGAGCCTTTAAATCTGAGCGGACAAAGTCATATATCTTGATGAGTTACCTGGTTAGATTAAGCCTATTGGGATTAATATTAACCCTCATATTACAGGTAAAAGCAATAAATTTTATTGCCGTGATAGGTGGATTATCCATCGTGATTATGGCGATTTGTGTCCAAGGAACGATTAATCTCATTAAATAGATTAGGTGAAAGGGAAAAGATGGAAGCAGAGGCACCCTTTTTATTTCAATTTTTAGTCAACTGGCTAAATCAATATTTAGGAAACTACATTCCCATAAATGCTACGATTGTTATGACCTGGTTGATTTCACTTGGGTTAATAGGTTTTGCCCTGGCGGCATGTTCTTCTTTAAAAATGGTTCCCAGGGGACTACAAAATCTATTAGAACTCTTAGTTGAACAGGTTCTTCAACTCTTAGAGGGCATTATGGGACATAAGAAGGCAAAGTTCTTTCTACCTTTAATGGGCACACTGACCCTGTTTATTTTAATTTCAAACCTGATTGGACTCATTCCGGGATTGAAAG
It encodes the following:
- the pyk gene encoding pyruvate kinase; the protein is MKRTKIVCTIGTASNSHKILKELAEAGMDVVRLNFSQGTHKDHLEVIRSVRRISAEINKPIGIMQDLAGPKIRIGKVKKGVVLKEDFVFTLTTKEIEGDENIVSVSYKHLPKEVKSGEPIFIDDGRIRLKVIRHDMGNIICQVVKGGELKSDKRVNFPETKLSIPSLTPKDIEDLNLGIEEGVDFISLSFVKNPDDIMQLRKILKEKDVSIPIIAKIEKKEAIENISEIIKSADGIMVARGDLGIETALAKIPLVQKKVILETNLFGKPVITATQILESMVNEDIPTRAEVTDIANAIFDSTDALMLSEETAIGKYPVECVKEMVEITLEAEKALEYEAILKDKIDLRGINTTEAIGYATAQIAMDLKVAAIIACTYSGLTARMIAKYRPFVPVIAVSPSMETVRQLTLYWGIYPVKSDEFDNTDDMIRKGIETAKSTGIFRSGNKVIITGGIAGGHHDTTNFLHVAVA
- a CDS encoding AtpZ/AtpI family protein — protein: MHFFFIYAILSKVVKNLETIKKVAYASSIGIVLVTSTFIGLGIGYFLDSRFGTTPWLTIAGLLLGIIAGFYNGYEMIMKIMKE
- a CDS encoding ATP synthase subunit I; this encodes MKEITLPQITKTTWILIGIVFLISLLTQNISIISGIVIGSLLGLLNFKALILTTQRAFKSERTKSYILMSYLVRLSLLGLILTLILQVKAINFIAVIGGLSIVIMAICVQGTINLIK